GGTGCAGGTGGACGAGCCGGCGCTTCTGGAGAAGCTCCCTTTGAAGGCAAAGGAGCGCCCTGGGTATTTAGCCCTGGTGGGGGAGGCCTTCCTGCGGGTAGTGGGGGAGCTTCCGCCGGAGGTCCAGGTGCACCTCCACCTCTGCTACTCCGATTACGCCGCCTTGCGCCCCTTCCTGGAGGTCATGGACCCGGATGTGGTGAGCCTTGAGGGAGCAAGGCAAGACCCCAGCTTTCTCCAAACCCTCACAGGGCTTTCCCTAGGCCTGGGCCCCGGAGCCTTTGACGTCCACTCCCCCCTGGAGGTTCCGGCGGAGGAAATCCTTACTCGCCTTCAAGCCTACCTCCGGTACCTGCCTGCGGAAAGGCTATGGGTGAACCCGGACTGTGGTCTTAAGACCCGGAAGCCCGAGGAGGCCCTGGCCAACCTCAAGAACATGGTGGAAGCAGCCAAGAGGCTTCGGAAGGCCTTTGGAGGGAGCCATGCTCACGGATCCTAGGCCCCACTACCGTCCCTACGAGTATCCGAGGCTTTTAGCCTACCGGGACGCCATCCGGCACAGCTACTGGCTCCACACGGAGTTCAGCTATGCGGCAGACGTCCAGGACTACGCCCTGGCGGGTCCTGAGGTGCGCTCGTTGGTGGAGCGCTCCCTTCTTGCTATCTCCCAGGTGGAGCTTTCCGTGAAGCTCTTCTGGGCCCGAACCTACGAGGTCTTCCCGAAGCCAGAGGTGGCCGAGGTGGGCATGACCTTCGCCGAGAGCGAAGTGCGTCACGCCAACGCCTACGCCCACCTTTTGGATCTCCTGGCCCTCGAGGACCGCTTTGCCCGGGCCTTGGAGGAGGAGACCGCCTTAAGGGAACGGCACCGCCACTTAACCGAGGTCCTGGGGTCCGCCTTCCGAGGCGACCTGAGGGGACACGCCCTCGCCCTCCTTCTCTTTTCCGCCTTCACCGAACACGCCTCCCTTTTCTCCCAGTTCTACGTGCTTATGGCCCTGAACAAGCGCCTTGGGCGCTTCAAGGGGATCTCCAACGCCATCGAGGCCACCAGTAAGGAGGAAAACCTGCACGGCCTCTTTGGGGTAGAGCTCCTCAGGATCCTTAGGGAAGAGCGGCCGGACCTCTTCGGGCCCTCCTTTACCGAGGAGGCCCTGGATAGGGTAGAGGCCTTCTTTCGCACGGAGGAGGCCCTTTTGGAGTGGATCTTCGCCCGGGGGGACACCGAGGCGGTG
The genomic region above belongs to Thermus antranikianii DSM 12462 and contains:
- a CDS encoding ribonucleotide-diphosphate reductase subunit beta, coding for MLTDPRPHYRPYEYPRLLAYRDAIRHSYWLHTEFSYAADVQDYALAGPEVRSLVERSLLAISQVELSVKLFWARTYEVFPKPEVAEVGMTFAESEVRHANAYAHLLDLLALEDRFARALEEETALRERHRHLTEVLGSAFRGDLRGHALALLLFSAFTEHASLFSQFYVLMALNKRLGRFKGISNAIEATSKEENLHGLFGVELLRILREERPDLFGPSFTEEALDRVEAFFRTEEALLEWIFARGDTEAVRGEEVLEFLKWRYNQVLSLHGLPAPFPVRKECLRDTEWFDLELLADKEVDFFNKRSVAYARRVQSYDPESLF